The sequence CGTGGACTGGCAGATCGCGCCGTTGCCGGTGCTGGTGGCCGACGAAAACATGATGCGCCAGCTGTGGATGAATCTGCTGGGCAATGCGGTGAAGTACAGCGCGAAGCGCGAGGTGGCCAGGATCGAGGTCACCTACACGCCGATGGCCAACGGCGGCCATCAGTTCAGCGTCCGCGACAACGGCGCAGGTTTCGACATGGAATACAGCTCCAAGTTGTTTGGCGTGTTCCAGCGCTTGCACAAGGCCAGCGAATACGCCGGTACCGGTATCGGTCTGGCCAGCGTGCGGCGCGTGTTGACGCGTCACGGCGGCCGCATCTGGGCCGAAGGCGTCGTCGATGAAGGCGCCACGTTTTATTTCGAGCTTCCTCCTGCGCTTGAAGCGCCCAACCAAGAGTTCACTGTATGACCGCCATTCGTACCATTCTTCTGGCAGAAGACAGCCCGGCCGATGCGGAGATGGCGGTCGACGCCCTGCGCGACGCCCGTCTGGCCAACCCCATCGTGCACGTCGAGGACGGCGTGGAAGCCATGGATTACCTGCTGCGTCGCGGCGCCTATGCCAACCGGGAGGAAGGCCTGCCGGCCGTGCTGCTGCTGGACATCAAGATGCCGCGCCTGGATGGGCTGGAAGTGCTCAAGCAGGTGCGCAGCGACGAGGCGCTCAAGCGCCTTCCGGTGGTGATCCTGTCGTCTTCGCGCGAAGAGAGCGACCTTGCACGCAGCTGGGACCTGGGCGTCAACGCCTATGTGGTCAAGCCTGTGGATGTCGATCAATTCTTCACCGCGGTCAAGACGCTCGGCACGTTCTGGGCGGTGATCAATCAGGCACCGGAGCTGGACTGACCCATGCCGCATGAGGGTGGCAAACTGGAGCAGCTGAAGATCCTTCTGGTGGAAGATTCACCGGAAGATGCCGAGCTGTTGTCCGATCAGTTGCTCGATGCCGGCATCGATGCGGCGTTCGAGCGCGTGGATAGCGAGCCGTCGCTGCGCAGCGCGCTGGAGGCGTTTCAGCCGGACATCGTGCTGTCGGACCTGAGCATGCCTGGCTTTTCAGGCCATCAGGCGCTGCGCCTGGTGCGTCAGAACGGCGCCACCCCCTTCATCTTCGTCTCCGGCACCATGGGTGAGGAGACGGCGGTCAAGGCGCTGCAGGATGGCGCCAACGACTACATCATCAAGCACAACCCCACGCGGTTGCCGAGCGCGGTGATGCGTGCCATCCGCGAGGCGCGTGCAGAACTTGAGCGCCAGCGCGTGGAGAGCGAGCTGATGCGCGCGCAGCGGCTGGAAAGCCTGGCGATGCTGGCGGCCGGGCTGAGCCACGACCTACGCAACATCCTGCAGCCGCTGTTGATCGTGCCCGACCTGCTGGCCGGGCGCACCGACGACCCGCAGCTGCGCCAGCTGGCCAACGTGGTGGCCGAATGCGGCCGCCGCGGGCACGAGATGGCCGAGTCGATGCTGTCGTTCGTGCGTGGCTCCAACAAGCCGCGCGAGCAGGTATCCATCGCCAATCTATTCCAGGCGGTGCAGATGCTGCTGCGGAGCAGCCTGCCCGATGGCGTGCGTTTGCAGATGGACATGATCGCCTCGGATCTGACCATCGAGGCCAACTACACCGAGTTGCAGCAATGCCTGCTCAACCTGGGCTTGAACGCGATCCAGGCGATGCCGGGCGGCGGCACCCTGGTGCTATCGGCCGATCGTCACGATTCAACGCGCGTGCGCATGAGCGTGGCCGACACCGGCGTGGGCATGAGCGATGAAACGCGCGCGCGTCTGTTCAGTCCCTTCTTCACCACCAAGGCCGATGGCACCGGGTTGGGCCTGATTTCGTGCAAGCGCATCGTGGAAAGCTACGGTGGCAACATCCAGGTCGACAGCCGCTTGGGCGAGGGCACGCGCTTTGACATGATCGTGCCGATGCGTGCGGCGCAAACGGCCGTAGCCGATGCCGAGCCGCCGCTTGCGCTGGGCCATGGGCAACGCATCCTGCTGGTGGACGGCGAGGCCACGCGCTTGTCGCTGCTGGGCAATGCCCTGTCCAGTCAGGGCTATCAACCGCAGTTGGCCACCGATGGCGCTGCGGCGCTGCAACTAGTGCAGCAGCATGCGATGCCGGATCTGGTGATCATCGACAGCGACATCATTCTGCTGTCGGCGGTGAGCGTGCTGCTGAGCATGCAGGAGCTGGGCTACCAGGGCCCGGCGATCGTGCTGGAAGATGTCGGCGCGCCGCTGCAGCGCGCCCATCTTCCACCCGACATCCCGGTGCACGTATTGCGCAAGCCGCTGGAAATGCGCCGTGTGTTCCGCGCGGTGGCGCACGCGCTGGAAGTGGCCTGAGCCAGGCTTGCGCGCGCTGTGTGTGCGCTTACGTGCCTGCAATGGACGGCAACAGTTGACGCTGATGCCGGCCGCATGCGCGAATACCGCATGACCACCGTGCTTCTCAGCCTCGGCAGCAACGTCCAGCCGACTCACTACCTGCGCCTGGCCGTCGCCGCCTTGCGCGCGCGCTTTGGCCAGCTCGACGTCTCCCCCGCGTATCGCACCCCGGCGGTGGGCTTCGATGGGCCTGACTTCGTCAACAACGCCGTGGCCTTGCAGACCGATATGGACCTGCAGGCGCTCGATCAGTGGTTGCATGCGGTGGAAGATGCGCATGGCCGCGATCGCAGCGGGCCGCGTTTCAGCGACCGGACCCTGGATATCGACGTGGTGTTCTTCGGCGATTGCATCGTCGAGGGCCCCGGCCATCTGCGTATCCCGCGTCCCGAGCTCAAGCATGCTTTCGTGCTCAAGCCGCTGGCCGATATTGCGGCGGACTTTGTCGACCCGTTGAGTGGGCGGACGTTGGCGGCGCTCTGGCAGGCGCATCCGCAATACGCCAGTGCCTTCACGACGGTGGAGTTGGATGTGCCCGCGCCGAGCGCTGCGCCTTAGCGTGCAGGTGTGTCTGCAGTGCAGCCGGCCATGTTGCATTCCCATGGTGAACTGACCTTGGGCCGGCGCGAACCGCGGCGTGCGCTTTGGTATGCCGCACACTTGATGCAAGTCGCGCAGCACGTGCGTACGTCATCTGCCTTCGAGCAGCAAACGCCACGTTCCGGACAGTCGTCAGGCTGGCGTGGACGTCTCGACAGAATCAGAGGATACGGACGCTGCATTCCGCGCGAGGCACCGGTCGTGTTCGCTAGGTGGTCACGCCGTCGTTGTACCAGCCGCTCAACTGAGTTGGCGGCCGCCATCCACATGCAAGGTCTGGCCGGTGACGAAGCTGGCGTCGTCCAGCAACCAGCGCACTGCGTTGGCGATTTCCTCCGGGGTCCCGATGCGCGCCAGCGGCGTGCGGGCCAGCAGCGCCTGCTTGGCGTCGGCGGACTTGCCTTCCTCCGGCCACAGGATGGCGCCGGGCGCAATGGCATTGACGCGCACCTGCGGGGCCAGCTCCAGCGCGAGCGAGCGGGTCAGCATCTCCAATGCGCTCTTGGAGGCGCTGTACAACGGATGGTTGCGCATCGGCTGCTGTGCATGCAGGTCGGTGAGATTGACGATGGCGCCGCAGTGCTGGCGTAGCTGCGCGGCCGCGGCCTGGGCAATGAAGAACGGCGCGCGTGCGTTGACCGAAAACAACTCGTCCCACTGCGCCGGCGTGGCCTCGCCCAGTGCGGTGGGATAGAACGCCGATGCGTTGTTGACCACGCCATCCAGGCGGCCGAACGCATCGATGCACTCGGCCACCAGTTGCGCGGGTGCGTGTGGCAGGCGCAGATCCGCATGCAAGGTCTGCGCGCTACCTGCGCGTTGTGCGCGCAGCTCGGCCACACGCGCATCCAGCGCGTCGGAGGACCGATGTGCGTGCAGGGCAACCCGGTAGCCGGCGGCGTGCAGCGTGGTGGCGATCTGTGCGCCGATACGTCGGCCTGCGCCGGTGATCAACACCACCTTGGAACTGTCTGTCATGGCGTACTCGCTCGGCGTTGCAAAGGGCTCGGCTATCCTGTGCATTGTCCCCGCAACCGGTGCCCGCATGCACGCCGACCTTCCCACCCCCGATTCGGACGCGCTGGCGCACAGCGACCGACTGGCTGCGCATATGCGCGCCGAAATCCAGGCCGCTGGCGGGGCGATTCCGTTTTCGCGTTTCATGGAGCTGGCGCTGTATGCGCCGGGCCTTGGCTATTACAGCGCCGGATCGAGCAAGTTCGGCGAGGCCGGCGACTTCGTCACCGCGCCCGAGCTGGGTCCGTTGTTTGCGGCCACCGTGTCTGGTGCGCTGGCGCCGGTGTTGCAGCAGCTGGGTCCGCAGGCGCGCATGCTGGAAGTGGGCGGCGGCAGCGGCGCATTTGCCGAAGTCACGCTCAAGCGGCTGCTGGAGCTGGATGCATTGCCCGAGCGTTACGCGATTCTCGAACCCAGCGCGGACTTACGCGAGCGTCAGCGCGAGCGCCTGGGGCGCAGTCTGATCCCGCCGGTGTTCGATCTGGTCGAATGGCTGGATGGCCCGTTCCCGGACGACTGGGACGGGGTGCTGTTCGCCAACGAGGTGATCGATGCGCTGCCCACGCCGCGCTTTGCGATCCGTGATGGCGAGGTCTACGAAGAAACCGTGGTGCTCGATGCGCAGCAGCACTTTGCGCGCGGCGAGCAGCCGGCCGATGCGTTGCTGAGCGCGGCGGTACGGCACCTGGAGCGTTATCTGGAGCAGCCGTTTGCCGATGGCTACCGCTCCGAGTTGTTGCCGCAGCTGCCGTACTGGATCCAGGCAGTGGCCGGCGGCTTGAAGCGCGGTGCGATGGTGTTTGTGGATTACGGATATCCGCGCGGCGAGTTCTATCGCGCGCAGCGTGAGGACGGCACCTTGCGTGCGTTCTATCGCCATCGCATGCATGAGGACCTGTATCGCTGGCCCGGTCTGCAGGATCTGACCGCGTCGGTGGACTTCACCGCATTGGCCGAGGCGGGCACCGGAGCCGGTTTTGAATTGGCCGGTTACTGCACGCAGGCGAGCTTCCTGTTGGGCAACGGCCTGGATGCGTTGCTAACGCAGGCCGATACGCGCACCGATGAAGTGGGGCGCATGCGCCTGCGCGAGCAGATCAAGCGGCTGACCTTGCCCAGCGAGATGGGCGAGCGTTTTCAGGTGATGGGCTTTGCGCGCGATGTGGATATTGCGCCCGCATTTTTGGCGGGCGATCTTACATGGCGGCTGTAACGCAGGCGCTGCGCCCGTTTCATCGGCCGCGGTTGTGGGTGGGGTTGTGGATCGCGGCAATCGTGGTGGTGATTGCGGTCTGCCTGGGGCCGCCGCCGGAGATCCCGGAGTTGCCGGACAACAGCGACAAGGGCGAGCACTTTTTGACTTTTGCGCTGTTGTGCTGGGGCGCGGTGCAGTTGTTCGCCACGCGTCGCGCGCAGCTGGTTGCGGCGATTGGTCTGGTGGCTTTAGGCATCGGCATCGAGATCGCGCAGGGCGCACTGACCACCAATCGAAGCGCGGACCCGTACGACGCGCTGGCCGACACACTGGGCATTCTGGCCGGTTTATGCCTGGCGTGGACGCCGTTGCGCTTTGTGATGTTGCGGATCGATCAGCGCCTGTTTGCGCGGCGTTGAGTTGCGTGCACGCCTGCGTGTAAGCCGGCAGGCGTGCGTCTGGCAGCCTCGCTCTTGGGTTGATGCTTGCGATTGCGCAGTGACGCGTCAGCCGCTGGCACCGGGTCGTCGCGGCAACGGTTGTATGTCGAAGTCTCAGATCCGACGCATGACTGCTGCGCTGCGTAGTAGCCATGCAACCGTCATCGGATGCGATGCCGGTCCCAGCGTTTGGTGTGAGCGTTACAGTTTCATGTTCAAGCCGAGATAGAGCTGGCGTCCTGCTGCGGGCGAAAACATGGGCTGCGCCTGGGTCCAGAAGAAGCTGTCGTACCACGCATAGGCATACTCGCGGCCGGTGGCATTGCGAACCTGCAGATCCACGCTCCAGGCTGGGTTGATGGTGTATCTGGCGGTGAGGTCCAGGGTGGCGAAGCCGCCGTATTTGCCGGC comes from Xanthomonas vesicatoria ATCC 35937 and encodes:
- a CDS encoding response regulator, yielding MTAIRTILLAEDSPADAEMAVDALRDARLANPIVHVEDGVEAMDYLLRRGAYANREEGLPAVLLLDIKMPRLDGLEVLKQVRSDEALKRLPVVILSSSREESDLARSWDLGVNAYVVKPVDVDQFFTAVKTLGTFWAVINQAPELD
- a CDS encoding ATP-binding response regulator: MPHEGGKLEQLKILLVEDSPEDAELLSDQLLDAGIDAAFERVDSEPSLRSALEAFQPDIVLSDLSMPGFSGHQALRLVRQNGATPFIFVSGTMGEETAVKALQDGANDYIIKHNPTRLPSAVMRAIREARAELERQRVESELMRAQRLESLAMLAAGLSHDLRNILQPLLIVPDLLAGRTDDPQLRQLANVVAECGRRGHEMAESMLSFVRGSNKPREQVSIANLFQAVQMLLRSSLPDGVRLQMDMIASDLTIEANYTELQQCLLNLGLNAIQAMPGGGTLVLSADRHDSTRVRMSVADTGVGMSDETRARLFSPFFTTKADGTGLGLISCKRIVESYGGNIQVDSRLGEGTRFDMIVPMRAAQTAVADAEPPLALGHGQRILLVDGEATRLSLLGNALSSQGYQPQLATDGAAALQLVQQHAMPDLVIIDSDIILLSAVSVLLSMQELGYQGPAIVLEDVGAPLQRAHLPPDIPVHVLRKPLEMRRVFRAVAHALEVA
- the folK gene encoding 2-amino-4-hydroxy-6-hydroxymethyldihydropteridine diphosphokinase, producing the protein MTTVLLSLGSNVQPTHYLRLAVAALRARFGQLDVSPAYRTPAVGFDGPDFVNNAVALQTDMDLQALDQWLHAVEDAHGRDRSGPRFSDRTLDIDVVFFGDCIVEGPGHLRIPRPELKHAFVLKPLADIAADFVDPLSGRTLAALWQAHPQYASAFTTVELDVPAPSAAP
- a CDS encoding pteridine reductase, whose amino-acid sequence is MTDSSKVVLITGAGRRIGAQIATTLHAAGYRVALHAHRSSDALDARVAELRAQRAGSAQTLHADLRLPHAPAQLVAECIDAFGRLDGVVNNASAFYPTALGEATPAQWDELFSVNARAPFFIAQAAAAQLRQHCGAIVNLTDLHAQQPMRNHPLYSASKSALEMLTRSLALELAPQVRVNAIAPGAILWPEEGKSADAKQALLARTPLARIGTPEEIANAVRWLLDDASFVTGQTLHVDGGRQLS
- a CDS encoding class I SAM-dependent methyltransferase, whose amino-acid sequence is MAYSLGVAKGSAILCIVPATGARMHADLPTPDSDALAHSDRLAAHMRAEIQAAGGAIPFSRFMELALYAPGLGYYSAGSSKFGEAGDFVTAPELGPLFAATVSGALAPVLQQLGPQARMLEVGGGSGAFAEVTLKRLLELDALPERYAILEPSADLRERQRERLGRSLIPPVFDLVEWLDGPFPDDWDGVLFANEVIDALPTPRFAIRDGEVYEETVVLDAQQHFARGEQPADALLSAAVRHLERYLEQPFADGYRSELLPQLPYWIQAVAGGLKRGAMVFVDYGYPRGEFYRAQREDGTLRAFYRHRMHEDLYRWPGLQDLTASVDFTALAEAGTGAGFELAGYCTQASFLLGNGLDALLTQADTRTDEVGRMRLREQIKRLTLPSEMGERFQVMGFARDVDIAPAFLAGDLTWRL
- a CDS encoding VanZ family protein, with amino-acid sequence MAAVTQALRPFHRPRLWVGLWIAAIVVVIAVCLGPPPEIPELPDNSDKGEHFLTFALLCWGAVQLFATRRAQLVAAIGLVALGIGIEIAQGALTTNRSADPYDALADTLGILAGLCLAWTPLRFVMLRIDQRLFARR